Proteins from one Podarcis raffonei isolate rPodRaf1 chromosome 1, rPodRaf1.pri, whole genome shotgun sequence genomic window:
- the LOC128411755 gene encoding acyl-coenzyme A thioesterase 1-like: protein MASFVRLLWGRGLGLRLRPRPHCAFRCPGSCQSRAAQSAASTSASLMDARIDFSPAGRSLFDKPLGISVSGLRPQQEVTLRASLQDETGELFESLALYRADGSGQLDLSRSPALEGGSFSGLEPMGLLWALKPRKPFRRLVKRDVQRPFSLELEVLEGHGEGLAGGVLAKGSHERGFLRAGVQRIPVRDGRVRATLFLPPGDGPFPGIIDISGTGGGLPEYRACLLANYGFVTLALAYYAYEDLPRDMKEFHLEYFEEALNYMLKHPKVKGPGVGLLGHSKGGDLCISMASFLKGVTVTVTINSSVANVAVPLHYKDITIPPLGFNIERLKLDKSGVADILDVLNNPLEGPDRQSFIPLEKAEGRFLFIVGQDDHNFKSEFFALEASKRLQAHGKEKPKIICYPGAGHYIEPPYFPMCAASMHLLVGRPAIWGGEPRAHAAAQVDAWGQIQIFFRKHLDGKQDEEHSKL from the exons ATGGCCTCATTTGTGCGCCTGCTCTGGGGACGCGGCCTGGGACTCCGCCTGCGTCCCAGACCCCACTGCGCCTTTCGCTGCCCCGGCAGCTGCCAAAGCCGAGCCGCTCAGAGCGCCGCCTCCACTAGCGCTTCCCTCATGGACGCCCGCATCGACTTCTCCCCCGCCGGCCGGAGCCTCTTCGACAAGCCGCTGGGCATCTCGGTGTCGGGGCTGCGGCCCCAGCAAGAGGTCACGCTCCGGGCGTCGCTGCAGGACGAGACCGGCGAGCTCTTCGAGTCGCTCGCGCTCTACCGGGCGGACGGCAGCGGGCAGCTGGACCTGAGCCGCTCGCCGGCGCTGGAGGGCGGCAGCTTCTCCGGCCTGGAGCCAATGGGGCTGCTGTGGGCGCTGAAGCCGCGCAAGCCCTTCAGGCGGCTGGTGAAGCGCGacgtgcagcgccccttcagcctgGAGCTGGAGGTGCTCGAGGGACACGGAGAGGGCCTCGCGGGAGGCGTCCTCGCCAAGGGCTCCCACGAGAGGGGCTTCCTGCGCGCCGGCGTCCAGAGGATCCCCGTGCGGGACGGGCGGGTCCGCGccaccctcttcctgcccccgG GTGATGGTCCCTTTCCTGGAATCATTGATATTTCAGGAACTGGAGGAGGACTTCCAGAATACCGAGCCTGTCTGTTGGCCAATTATGGCTTTGTAACATTAGCATTGGCCTATTATGCTTATGAAGATCTTCCCAGAGATATGAAGGAATTTCATCTGGAGTATTTTGAAGAAGCTCTGAACTATATGCTGAAACATCCAAAG gTTAAAGGTCCAGGAGTTGGACTGCTGGGACACTCAAAAGGTGGTGACCTATGTATCTCTATGGCCTCTTTCTTAAAGGGTGTCACTGTTACAGTCACTATTAATAGCTCTGTGGCCAATGTAGCTGTGCCACTGCACTACAAGGACATCACCATTCCACCTCTTGGTTTCAATATAGAGCGGCTCAAATTAGACAAGTCTGGTGTTGCTGACATTTTGGATGTCCTGAACAACCCACTTGAGGGCCCCGATCGCCAAAGTTTTATTCCATTGGAGAAGGCTGAAGGGCGTTTCCTCTTCATCGTAGGCCAAGATGACCACAACTTTAAGAGCGAGTTTTTTGCTTTGGAAGCCTCCAAGAGGCTACAGGCTCATGGAAAAGAAAAACCTAAGATAATTTGCTATCCTGGAGCAGGACATTATATTGAGCCTCCGTATTTTCCTATGTGCGCAGCTTCAATGCATCTCTTGGTGGGCAGACCAGCGATCTGGGGAGGGGAGCCCAGGGCTCATGCCGCAGCACAGGTGGATGCATGGGGTCAGATTCAAATCTTCTTCCGCAAACACCTCGATGGAAAGCAAGATGAAGAACACAGCAAGCTGTGA